The proteins below are encoded in one region of Knoellia sp. S7-12:
- a CDS encoding antitoxin MazE5 codes for MARTRVSTTVDEQLLSAARRTMPEARDSSVLEAALEALLRSHRSAEVDASYAEAYSRTPIDQPDEWGDLASWRSAVSSR; via the coding sequence ATGGCACGGACGCGAGTCAGCACCACGGTCGACGAACAGCTCCTCAGCGCGGCCAGGCGCACCATGCCCGAGGCGCGCGACAGTTCTGTGCTGGAAGCCGCGTTGGAGGCCCTCCTGCGATCCCACCGCAGCGCGGAAGTCGATGCGAGCTACGCCGAGGCCTACTCGCGCACCCCTATCGATCAGCCCGACGAATGGGGCGACTTGGCGAGCTGGCGCTCGGCGGTCAGCTCCCGATGA
- a CDS encoding DNA repair helicase XPB, with amino-acid sequence MTDGALIVQSDKTLLLEVDHPKSAEARRAIAPFAELERAPEHIHTYRITPLGLWNARAAGHDAEQVVDALVTHSRYPVPHALLVDVADTMARYGRLTLTKDGDRLVLRTTDRAVLTEVLRHKRIKPLIGERIDEDTVVVHPSERGHLKQELLKVGWPAEDEAGYVDGEAHKITLDQSDGWTMRPYQEQAVDGFWDGGSGVIVLPCGAGKTLVGAGAMAKASATTLILVTNTVSARQWKDELIRRTSLTEEEIGEYSGARKEIRPVTIATYQVLTTRRKGVYTHLDLLDARDWGLVVYDEVHLLPAPIFRMTADLQARRRLGLTATLVREDGLESDVFSLIGPKRFDAPWKDIEAQGYIAPADCVEVRVTLPDGQRMAYAVAEAEDRYRLASCSDAKLPVVEKLVEKHRGEPTLVIGQYLDQLDELSTRLGAEVITGATTVTERQRLYSAFRDGEISLLVVSKVANFSIDLPEASVAIQVSGTFGSRQEEAQRLGRVLRPKGDGRTAHFYTVVARDTVDADFAAHRQRFLAEQGYAYRIVDADDLT; translated from the coding sequence GTGACTGACGGCGCACTGATTGTCCAGAGCGACAAGACCCTCCTGCTCGAGGTCGACCACCCCAAGTCGGCGGAGGCACGGCGCGCCATCGCACCTTTCGCTGAGCTGGAGCGAGCGCCGGAGCACATCCACACCTATCGCATCACTCCTCTGGGGCTGTGGAACGCACGCGCGGCCGGCCACGATGCGGAGCAGGTCGTCGATGCACTGGTCACGCACAGTCGCTACCCCGTGCCGCATGCCCTGCTCGTCGATGTCGCCGACACGATGGCGCGCTACGGCCGCCTGACGCTCACCAAGGACGGCGATCGTCTCGTCCTGCGCACCACCGACCGCGCCGTGCTCACCGAAGTGTTGCGGCACAAGCGAATCAAGCCCCTCATCGGCGAACGCATCGACGAGGACACGGTCGTCGTGCACCCGAGCGAGCGCGGCCACCTCAAGCAGGAGCTGCTCAAGGTGGGGTGGCCGGCCGAGGACGAGGCAGGCTACGTCGACGGCGAAGCGCACAAGATCACCCTCGACCAGAGCGACGGCTGGACCATGCGCCCCTACCAGGAGCAGGCGGTTGACGGCTTCTGGGACGGCGGCTCGGGCGTCATCGTGCTCCCCTGTGGTGCAGGCAAGACCCTTGTGGGCGCGGGCGCGATGGCCAAGGCGTCGGCGACGACCCTCATCCTCGTCACCAACACGGTCTCGGCGCGTCAGTGGAAGGACGAGCTGATCCGCCGCACGAGCCTCACCGAGGAAGAGATCGGCGAGTACTCCGGTGCCCGCAAGGAGATCCGCCCCGTCACGATCGCGACCTACCAGGTGCTCACCACTCGTCGCAAGGGCGTCTACACGCACCTCGACCTGCTTGACGCCCGCGACTGGGGGCTCGTCGTCTATGACGAGGTGCACCTGCTCCCGGCGCCGATCTTCCGGATGACTGCGGACCTCCAGGCCCGACGCCGATTGGGGCTCACCGCAACGCTGGTGCGCGAGGACGGGCTCGAGTCCGACGTCTTCTCCCTCATTGGCCCGAAGCGTTTCGACGCCCCGTGGAAGGACATCGAGGCGCAGGGCTACATCGCGCCGGCCGACTGCGTCGAAGTGCGAGTCACGCTGCCTGACGGACAGCGCATGGCGTATGCCGTCGCTGAAGCCGAGGACCGCTACCGCCTCGCCTCCTGCTCGGATGCGAAGCTCCCTGTCGTCGAGAAGCTCGTCGAGAAGCACCGAGGCGAACCGACACTCGTCATCGGCCAGTACCTCGACCAGCTCGACGAGCTCTCCACCCGATTGGGTGCCGAGGTCATCACGGGGGCGACCACGGTGACCGAGCGACAGCGGCTCTACAGCGCGTTCCGCGACGGCGAGATCAGCCTGCTCGTCGTCTCGAAGGTCGCCAACTTCTCGATCGACCTGCCCGAGGCCAGCGTCGCCATCCAGGTGTCAGGGACCTTCGGGTCGCGCCAGGAAGAGGCCCAGCGACTTGGTCGCGTCCTGCGGCCCAAGGGCGACGGTCGGACGGCGCACTTCTACACCGTCGTCGCACGGGACACCGTCGACGCCGACTTCGCCGCCCACCGCCAGCGGTTCCTCGCCGAGCAGGGCTACGCCTACCGCATCGTCGACGCCGACGACCTCACCTGA
- a CDS encoding type II toxin-antitoxin system PemK/MazF family toxin, whose product MSLPARGEVWWCETPQFPRRPVVLLSRSAAVHGLRRALVAPCTTTVRDLPSEVVLTPENDPVPRPCVANLDSVESVSVALLVERLGRLSDMRMQEMCRALGIAVDCA is encoded by the coding sequence ATGAGCCTCCCCGCCCGCGGTGAGGTCTGGTGGTGCGAGACACCGCAATTCCCCCGTCGTCCGGTCGTGCTCCTGTCTCGATCGGCCGCGGTCCACGGCTTGCGACGTGCGTTGGTCGCACCCTGCACCACGACCGTTCGAGACCTCCCCAGCGAGGTGGTGCTGACGCCGGAGAACGACCCTGTCCCGCGCCCATGCGTTGCGAACCTGGACTCAGTCGAGTCGGTGTCCGTCGCCCTGCTGGTTGAACGGCTCGGTCGCCTCAGTGACATGCGCATGCAGGAGATGTGCCGGGCATTGGGAATTGCCGTCGACTGCGCCTGA
- a CDS encoding helicase-associated domain-containing protein, producing the protein MLPESSTPIRSLADDIRGRSDEELAALLAARPDLARPAPSDLTALASRSSTRASTTRAVDGLDAAHLHALEAAAVVSDAVTAEALARLLDDADLDRVTTLVDDLWRLALVWRAPHGLVVTRTAADVLGEGVAGLGLPADDLPGPAAPDDEALRAEIALAPPRARAILDRLTWGPSVGIVPAADAPGRRGPADDGPRWLLAHGLVRAVAADQIALPREVALVLREGRVHRNPQLEPPQVPGAERQVDQVDAAAGASASEVLALLDELLDSWSQTPPRVLRTGGLAVRDLKAAAAQLDTSAEHTAYLVELALIADLVADDGEVDPHWVPTAEYDIWQTEPGGERWARLALAWLTTTRAPHRVGSRTDTSAVINALGADGQWPPIRTLRRGVLDLLAAVDQGIAPIATDIAEAVRWRRPRRVPRTLNEVVDAVLREASWLGVTGHGALSVGGRALLASDGDIKAVADSIHPHLPAPVDAVLLQADLTAIAPGPVTGSLAAFLRLVADVESRGGATVHRFSEDSVRRCLDTGWTGEDILAGLRDASSTPVPQPLEYLVRDVARRHGTIRVRGVSAVIRSEDEGGLDVMLANRKLAALQLRRIAPTVLTSPVGPEVVLEMLREEGFAPVTESPSGTVTVPTRPVRRAVRQRAVDPALVQAMDLAQLDSLVAGLRAAESEASTRASVTMDGRAGPAIPANDPTTSMAVLREAIADGRAVWLGYSDGIGRTQRVLFYPERIDGGRVSGVSEGVTRTLSIHRITGVVAD; encoded by the coding sequence GTGCTGCCCGAGTCTTCTACCCCGATCCGTTCCCTCGCTGATGACATCAGGGGACGATCCGACGAGGAGCTCGCCGCCCTGCTCGCGGCCCGCCCCGACCTCGCCCGGCCCGCACCGAGTGACCTCACTGCTCTCGCCTCTCGCAGCTCGACACGCGCCAGCACCACCAGGGCTGTCGACGGCCTCGACGCCGCACACCTGCACGCCCTCGAGGCCGCAGCCGTGGTGTCGGACGCCGTCACCGCCGAGGCTCTCGCCCGGCTGCTCGACGATGCCGACCTGGACCGGGTCACAACCCTCGTCGACGACCTGTGGCGCCTCGCGCTCGTCTGGCGCGCACCCCACGGCCTCGTCGTCACCCGCACCGCCGCCGATGTCCTCGGCGAGGGTGTTGCCGGGCTTGGGCTCCCGGCCGATGACCTGCCCGGGCCAGCCGCACCCGACGACGAGGCGCTTCGCGCCGAGATCGCCCTCGCGCCGCCGCGAGCCCGCGCCATCCTCGATCGACTGACCTGGGGCCCGTCGGTCGGGATCGTGCCCGCCGCAGATGCCCCCGGGCGTCGCGGCCCCGCCGACGACGGACCCCGCTGGCTGCTCGCCCACGGTCTCGTCCGCGCCGTGGCCGCCGACCAGATCGCCCTGCCTCGCGAGGTCGCGCTGGTGCTGCGAGAGGGTCGCGTGCACCGCAACCCTCAGCTCGAGCCCCCGCAGGTGCCGGGCGCCGAACGCCAGGTCGACCAGGTCGACGCCGCGGCCGGCGCCTCCGCCAGCGAGGTGCTGGCCCTGCTCGACGAACTGCTCGACTCGTGGTCGCAGACGCCCCCGCGCGTCCTGCGCACCGGTGGGCTCGCGGTGCGCGACCTCAAGGCCGCAGCAGCCCAGCTCGACACGTCAGCCGAGCACACGGCATACCTCGTGGAGCTTGCCCTCATCGCCGACCTCGTCGCCGACGACGGCGAAGTCGACCCGCACTGGGTGCCGACCGCTGAGTACGACATCTGGCAGACCGAACCCGGTGGCGAGCGCTGGGCCCGGCTGGCGCTCGCGTGGCTGACCACGACTCGGGCACCGCACCGGGTCGGCAGTCGCACCGACACCTCGGCCGTCATCAACGCGCTCGGAGCCGACGGGCAATGGCCGCCCATCCGCACCCTCCGTCGCGGCGTGCTCGACCTCCTGGCCGCTGTTGACCAGGGCATCGCACCCATCGCCACCGACATCGCCGAGGCCGTGCGGTGGCGTCGGCCACGACGGGTCCCCCGCACCCTCAACGAGGTCGTCGACGCCGTCCTGCGCGAGGCATCCTGGCTCGGCGTGACCGGCCACGGAGCTCTCAGCGTCGGCGGACGCGCCCTGCTCGCCAGTGACGGCGACATCAAGGCTGTCGCCGACTCGATCCACCCGCACCTGCCCGCGCCCGTCGATGCCGTCCTCCTGCAGGCAGACCTCACCGCCATCGCTCCGGGGCCGGTCACGGGATCTCTCGCAGCCTTCCTTCGACTCGTCGCCGACGTCGAGTCGCGCGGCGGCGCCACGGTGCACCGCTTCAGCGAAGACTCGGTCCGCCGTTGTCTCGACACCGGCTGGACGGGCGAGGACATCCTCGCCGGACTGCGTGATGCCAGCAGCACCCCCGTGCCACAACCCCTCGAGTACCTCGTGCGCGACGTCGCGCGCCGCCACGGCACGATCCGCGTGCGCGGCGTGAGCGCCGTCATCCGCAGCGAGGACGAGGGCGGGCTCGACGTCATGCTCGCCAACCGCAAACTCGCCGCCCTGCAGCTGCGCCGCATCGCCCCGACCGTGCTCACGTCGCCGGTCGGCCCCGAGGTCGTGCTCGAGATGCTCCGCGAAGAAGGTTTCGCGCCCGTGACCGAGTCCCCCTCGGGCACGGTGACCGTGCCGACGCGTCCGGTGCGTCGTGCCGTGCGTCAACGGGCCGTCGACCCAGCACTCGTCCAGGCCATGGACCTCGCGCAGCTCGACTCACTCGTCGCGGGCCTGCGCGCGGCTGAATCTGAGGCGAGCACCCGCGCCAGCGTAACGATGGACGGCCGCGCCGGACCCGCCATCCCCGCCAACGACCCGACGACCTCGATGGCCGTGCTCCGCGAGGCCATCGCTGACGGACGAGCAGTGTGGTTGGGCTACTCCGACGGCATCGGTCGCACCCAGCGTGTGCTCTTCTATCCGGAGCGGATCGACGGCGGCCGGGTCTCTGGCGTCAGCGAAGGCGTGACGCGCACCCTCTCGATCCACCGCATCACCGGCGTCGTCGCCGACTGA
- a CDS encoding hydroxymethylglutaryl-CoA lyase yields MRTPQVEADPTLPPEITIYEVGARDGLQNEKAIVPAEVKAEFIRRLGAAGLATVETTSFVNPQWVPQLADASEVLDLLGDEGRGPKRPVLVPNERGLDRALEAGVGAIAIFGSATETFARKNLNRTVDESIEMFRPVVTRARDAGLWVRGYVSMCFGDPWEGPVPVEQVVDVCERLMDLGCDQLSLGDTIGVATSGHVSRLLDALADRGIGVERTGVHFHDTYGQALSNTLVALRHGVTVVDSSAGGLGGCPYAESATGNLATEDLVWAMEGAGVRTGVDLESLLETSAWMAQQLGRPSPSAVVRALTTPS; encoded by the coding sequence ATGCGCACGCCGCAGGTCGAGGCGGATCCGACCCTTCCGCCCGAGATCACGATCTATGAGGTCGGGGCGCGTGACGGTTTGCAGAACGAGAAGGCGATCGTGCCGGCTGAGGTCAAGGCCGAGTTCATCCGCCGCCTCGGCGCTGCAGGGCTCGCGACAGTGGAGACCACATCGTTCGTCAACCCCCAGTGGGTGCCTCAACTCGCTGACGCGAGCGAAGTGCTGGACCTCCTCGGTGATGAGGGTCGGGGCCCGAAGCGCCCCGTACTCGTCCCCAACGAACGTGGTCTCGACCGCGCCCTCGAGGCTGGAGTCGGTGCGATCGCGATCTTCGGGAGCGCGACGGAGACGTTCGCGCGCAAGAACCTCAACCGCACCGTCGACGAGTCGATCGAGATGTTCCGTCCGGTCGTCACCCGGGCTCGGGACGCGGGGCTGTGGGTCCGGGGCTACGTCTCGATGTGCTTCGGAGATCCGTGGGAGGGTCCGGTTCCGGTCGAGCAGGTCGTCGACGTGTGTGAGCGCCTCATGGACCTGGGGTGTGATCAGCTGTCGCTCGGTGACACGATCGGGGTCGCGACCTCAGGTCATGTTTCGCGGTTGTTGGATGCCTTGGCGGACAGGGGTATTGGCGTCGAGCGCACCGGAGTGCACTTCCATGACACCTACGGTCAGGCCCTGAGCAACACCCTCGTCGCCCTGCGCCACGGTGTGACCGTCGTCGACTCGAGCGCAGGCGGTCTCGGTGGGTGTCCCTATGCCGAGAGCGCCACGGGCAACCTCGCCACCGAGGACCTCGTGTGGGCCATGGAGGGTGCCGGGGTGCGCACCGGCGTCGACCTCGAGTCGCTCTTGGAGACGAGTGCCTGGATGGCGCAGCAGCTCGGGCGTCCCTCACCCTCCGCCGTGGTCCGCGCCCTCACCACCCCTTCTTGA